The following proteins are encoded in a genomic region of Ananas comosus cultivar F153 linkage group 25, ASM154086v1, whole genome shotgun sequence:
- the LOC109728895 gene encoding lysine-specific demethylase JMJ703-like: MGTECIQAQRNRSHILRMLPDDFEVSPCSSNSEKIHKDLSGSTMDNETSIKSLRRRPRENNSQFDNDSEEGDSDCVLFEEVEARWRPEGACRPILDEAPVFYPTEEEFEDPLNYINNIRPRAEPFGICRIVPPPSWKPPCFLKEKKVWQNLKFSTRVQQIDKLQNRETLKGTSRSRSTRRRKRQKVSKFGGNSDDRDDADKFGFETGPDFTPRSFKKYADDFVGRYFRTDQNKSSDLRCREQELSVEQIEGEYWRIVERPTEEIEVLYGADLDTGEFVSGFPKNSSSNELEDRYAKSSWNLNNFPKLPGSILSFEGGDISGVIVPWLYFGMCFSTFCWHVEDHHLYSLNYLHFGAPKMWYGVPGKDALKFEAAMKKHLPHLFEEQPDLLHNLVTQFSPALLKLEGVSAYRCVQQEREFVLTFPRAYHSGLNCGFNCSEAVNGAPVDWLPHGQNAVELYREHARKSTLSHDKLLLGAAMEAVRAQWNILFWSKDTVDNVRWKNVCGPDGTLTIALKERIEMENARRENICYSTQCRKPDAGFDACDRECAICHYDLHLSAVSCSSCSDKFACLIHAEQLCSCAWSTRFFLFRYDVSELNILVDALGGKFSAVYKCGMFYLGLSLSSFPTKERTQELKPDIKSTEEGYMLPLLENSGSSSKLGLVERKKHQEGAVRNCSSNLQNQQSVRYFPQSTPCCGKSPSVNKAVSDFLAVKSDSSTDNISCLQHPEYGEIRREKTEAVSQSDMADRGDSVEVCLSYSQNVPNKCDYLREDPRVAKVVPRIKCNVEPLEYGVVLSGSLWSNTKAIFPKGFRSRVRYLSVLDPKQMGYYISEILDGGRLGPLFMVTVEQCPTEVFIHLSPTKCWNLVRERVNHEIQRRSSGGVTNLPRLHPPGSLNGLQMFGLLSPQIIQAIEALDPNHLCTEYWRCKKREKAALNMHHGSNFVLRGLFKKASTHELHALQSVLRDGVPPDNSRKESIQLLDEEIARRQL, from the exons ATGGGGACAGAGTGCATCCAAGCTCAGCGCAATAGATCACACATATTACGGATGCTCCCGGATGATTTCGAGGTTTCTCCATGTTCTTCTAATTCAGAAAAGATTCATAAAGATTTGAGTGGCAGCACGATGGATAACGAAACATCAATAAAGTCACTTCGGCGTAGACCTCGGGAGAACAACAGTCAGTTTGATAATGACTCAGAAGAGGGAGATTCTGACTGCGTGCTTTTTGAAGAG GTTGAGGCGAGATGGAGACCTGAAGGAGCATGCAGGCCTATCCTTGATGAAGCTCCTGTATTTTATCCAACTGAGGAG GAATTCGAAGATCCTCTAAACTATATCAACAATATAAGGCCAAGAGCAGAACCATTTGGAATTTGCCGCATTGTTCCACCTCCTTCTTGGAAACCCCCTTGCTTTTTAAAAGAGAAGAAGGTATggcaaaatttgaagttttctacTCGAGTACAGCAGATCGACAAGCTACAAAACCGTGAAACTCTGAAAGGGACCAGTAGAAGTCGCAGTACTCGGAGGAGGAAAAGGCAAAAAGTTTCGAAATTTGGGGGAAACAGTGATGACAGAGATGATGCTGATAAATTTGGGTTTGAAACTGGTCCGGATTTCACACCGAGATCATTTAAGAAATACGCTGATGATTTTGTGGGGCGGTACTTTCGGACAGATCAAAACAAGAGTTCAGATTTAAGGTGTAGAGAGCAAGAATTATCGGTAGAGCAAATTGAAGGTGAATATTGGCGGATAGTGGAGAGGCCAACAGAAGAAATTGAG GTGCTCTACGGTGCTGATTTGGACACAGGAGAGTTTGTCAGCGGTTTTCCTAAAAATTCTTCCTCTAATGAACTCGAGGATCGGTATGCAAAATCCAGTTGGAACTTAAACAACTTTCCCAAGCTTCCAGGTTCTATACTCAGCTTTGAAGGGGGGGACATCTCTGGTGTTATAGTGCCATGGTTGTACTTTGGAATGTGCTTCTCAACATTCTGTTGG CATGTGGAAGACCACCATCTATATTCATTAAATTACTTGCATTTTGGTGCTCCAAAAATGTGGTACGGAGTGCCAGGAAAGGATGCCTTGAAATTTGAGGCCGCCATGAAGAAGCATCTACCACATTTGTTCGAAGAACAACCAGATTTGCTTCACAATCTT GTAACTCAATTTTCACCAGCATTATTAAAGCTGGAGGGAGTATCTGCCTATCGCTGTGTTCAGCAAGAAAGAGAGTTTGTTCTTACTTTTCCACGAGCATATCATTCGGGCTTGAACTGCGGATTCAACTGCTCCGAGGCAGTCAATGGGGCCCCAGTTGATTGGCTGCCTCATGGTCAGAATGCAGTGGAGCTGTACCGCGAACACGCCCGCAAGAGTACCCTATCACACGATAAGTTATTGCTTGGTGCTGCAATGGAAGCGGTAAGAGCTCAGTGGAATATTTTATTCTGGAGTAAGGATACAGTAGATAACGTAAGGTGGAAAAATGTATGTGGACCGGATGGTACCCTAACAATAGCACTTAAG GAGCGAATTGAGATGGAAAATGCAAGAAGAGAAAATATTTGCTATTCAACTCAGTGTAGAAAACCTGATGCTGGGTTTGATGCGTGTGATAGGGAATGTGCCATATGCCACTATGATTTGCATCTTTCTGCAGTCAGTTGTTCTTCTTGTTCAGATAAGTTTGCCTGTCTTATTCATGCAGAGCAGTTGTGCTCGTGTGCGTGGAGCACAAGGTTCTTCTTATTCCGCTATGATGTCAGTGAATTGAATATCTTAGTCGACGCCTTAGGAGGCAAGTTTAGTGCGGTTTACAAATGTGGAATGTTCTATCTTGGGCTGAGTTTAAGTTCATTTCCGACTAAAGAGAGAACACAAGAACTCAAGCCAGACATTAAATCTACTGAAGAAGGCTACATGCTACCCCTTCTTGAAAATTCTGGCAGTTCCTCAAAGTTGGGATTGGTGGAGCGGAAAAAGCATCAGGAAGGTGCCGTTCGAAATTGTTCTTCTAATTTACAGAATCAACAGTCGGTGAGATACTTTCCTCAAAGTACACCTTGCTGTGGGAAATCTCCTAGTGTAAATAAGGCAGTCTCGGATTTTTTGGCTGTAAAAAGTGATAGCAGTACAGATAACATAAGTTGTCTTCAACATCCTGAATATGGTGAGATCAGAAGGGAGAAAACTGAAGCAGTTTCCCAATCTGATATGGCCGATAGAGGAGATTCAGTTGAGGTGTGCCTGTCTTATTCACAAAATGTTCCCAATAAGTGTGATTATCTGCGGGAGGACCCACGGGTGGCCAAAGTGGTGCCAAGAATCAAGTGCAATGTCGAGCCTCTTGAGTACGGTGTTGTATTGTCTGGAAGTTTATGGTCCAATACAAAAGCCATATTCCCTAAAG GATTTAGAAGTCGAGTTAGGTACCTGAGCGTTCTAGATCCAAAGCAGATGGGCTACTACATATCCGAAATTTTGGATGGTGGACGGTTAGGGCCTCTATTTATG GTTACGGTGGAACAATGTCCAACGGAAGTATTCATCCACCTCTCCCCGACTAAATGCTGGAACTTGGTTAGAGAGAGGGTGAACCACGAAATTCAGAGACGTAGTAGTGGCGGAGTAACTAACCTTCCCCGATTGCATCCCCCCGGATCGCTCAACGGTTTGCAAATGTTTGGTTTATTGTCTCCGCAGATTATTCAG GCCATAGAGGCACTTGATCCTAATCACCTGTGTACAGAATACTGGAGATGCAAGAAGCGCGAGAAGGCCGCACTAAATATGCATCATGGTTCCAATTTTGTGCTAAGAGGGCTCTTCAAGAAGGCGAGCACGCATGAGCTGCATGCTTTGCAAAGCGTACTTCGCGATGGCGTACCACCGGATAACTCCAGGAAAGAATCCATCCAGCTTCTTGACGAGGAAATTGCGAGGCGTCAGTTGTGA